TGACAGTTTGTGTTGACCTGTTTGGCAGGCTAGCAGTCTGCGTGTCATGTTTATGCCTATAGTTTACTGTaactctagctagctagcttcagatTTATATTCATACGTTGGCCGTCGTGATCCGAGACTTACCTGTTTGTCACAGGAGGTTGTGTTGTATCCGCAATGCGAGCCAGTCAGCTATGTTAGCAGTGCTGACACGACCGCCTCGCTAGCCTGACAGCTGTCGAGCTAGCACTGTTTTCTCGCTTTATATCTCAATATCAACTCACCTAACAACAGCAGCACatagttaaatatttttttttaaatgtgtactGCGTTGGATGTCTgaataaactagctagctaatggtgTTCATTTCAACTATGGTGCACTAAATCACATTATCACTCGCCTGTTCCACGTCACCTTACGTACACAACGGATTCTGTGTTGGCTCAAGACGGATCATCATGTTCACGTGACCAGGTACAGACGGATGATAATGCGGTGCGCCAAATGTGAGTGTTTTCTTTGTAATATGGGTGTTATccgaatgtaaaaaaaaaaaacatttgtactTACATGATATTTATTAGTTTATAGTGATATTACAGGGATTTAATGACATTCTTTTTAAGCAGAACTGGATATTGGATATTTGTTTTTTTAcgggaaaaaataataatacaacttTTTACTGACATGCCATTTTGTCTCAATAAATTCAATTTTTTCACATTGGAAATTAATGTATCAAGAAGCCCGCTGTGTTTTTCTGGTCCGAGCCAGTCCGAATGTGAACTTCCGGAACGATCGGCTTCTGTCTTGACGAACATGGCTGCCTCGTGGGTGCTCAGGAGATGGTGTTCCACCTCTgtagcagaagcaggagcagcacCCATCAATGGCACCcgatgggagaggttgaaaaataGCAAATTGGGTAAGAAATCGATCTATCTCTTGGTTGCCGTGTTAGCCAACCACGCCTTTACGAACCTGAACGAACTCGTGATCTTTCTTGCTTAACCGTCTTGCCAAAGTCATTCATGAGGTTATCAGATTGTGTGGCATTAGCTTCAAACAAACTGTATCACATTGTGGCTTTTACACTAGTTAGATTTGAAAATGTACTTCATACACGTCTATGTAAAGGCATTGTTAGCTTTTGATCCTTCACAGTTGCCCCTGCTTGCAATCACAGGGTGGAGGAAGGCACGTGACTGAGGTTATTGCGGTGACCTCTCTCTGAGACAATTCCTGTCAGCTTGGAGATGCAATGCAATAGAATACAGTGTTGGCACACAAAACATTATAATTGTGTGCATGCCTCACTACCATGTCTAGGGATATTGTGTCAGTCTGTTATGCCTTTGTTTTAGTAAACCACCTTATCTTGTGTGAATGCTGTCTGTCTTTTTCTCAcaattctctcccctctccatcagGTGTGTGGTTTAGCGGCATGTCCAGAGACTACAAGGAGGCGTGTCGTGAGATTGTGGTGGGCGCGTGGGAGAGGCCAATCAAAGCTTCCATCTACCTGAGCCTTCTGGGTGGAGCCGGCACCTGCATCTACACAAACCCCGACGACGCCTCCTTCGAGACCACCGTCCTGGATACAGCCAATCAGCTCGGGCTCCTGACGCCGTGGATACGCAGTGGAACATCGGATGGGCACGTGCAGAAGCTGGCGAAGCTTCGTAACGAGGGAAGGTTACGTCACCTCAGCCTGGGAATGGTCTCACTCACCTACTTCGCCGATTACAACCCGGACGCCAGTCTTTACGAGGCCCAGTGCTCCAACCTCTCTATCCCCTGGAGGGAGCTCCACACGCGGGTACTGGACGTTGGCTTCGCGGGTCGCTGGTGGATCCTGGACCATAAGATGAAGGACTATGATGTGAACGACGAAGAGTTCAAGCACCTGCCGCCTGCTATGGCCGCCACAGTGCCCCCTGGTGTCCAGGGGGTGGAGAATAACGAGAGGCTGCACAAAGAGTCATGGATGCCTCTGAAGACGGAGGAGAATGAGGAGAAGGAAAAGGCATCGGCAGctgtagaggaggagggaggcatTGTAGAACAAATAAAGATGGACAGTTTAGATCTTGTAGAAACAATTAAAATAAAGACAGGCATTGTAGCTCAACCACAGGAGCTACCTGACCCAGAACCACAGGAGCTGACGCTGACAGAGACGGAGACACAGGAGTAGCAGACACAAGCTCAAGCAAAGGACTAATGTGTCATGGACCAATGGACTCACACTGGCAGGACAATGACTGCTGGACACATAATGAGATGGCTGAACAAGAATCTCTGAATGGACATATTTATTGGATGACAAGATGGTATGAGAGCTGTGTAAAGTGTGTGAGTACCTTCTGCACTGTGTAATGTGTTATATAGTGCCCAAGCCTATTAACACTCTGGACTATAGCTACACATGACATGATGATAAAGGGTCTCCTTTATAAAATAAATTACTGTTAACAGTTTACTAATGATACTTATTTGGTATATAGTGCTCTATACTGAGATATGATAATTGATGCCATGGTCAGCAACCTGTTAAAGAGATTCTCTAAACAGCCACTACAAACTTCAACTAACTTGATATTCTCTGGCACTTTTGAATTagttttagccagtagttctgaaagtactCACTGAGTCCCCGGAAATTGCGTACTACGTCACATGTGCACCATGTGATTGCTCTGCTGTGTGCATCTtgttagctgtcactcaaatggtgaggggctgaagctcattagCTAGAACTAGAATTGTTTAGGGGCTGGCCCATGTGGGGGAAAATTTAGGAGAATGGCgaagcacagcttccagaaaaacagttgctttcaaactaTGGATTTCGTGGTTAACTGAGGtgaaacagtaattctgctcatagattatgcatgtatgaactacacattgacacatccagcccaaagcgggaggttttaaaaatacttaGTCGCCAAAGTTCCGGTGCATGTCTTTAACAATACAATAAGCCTCCTCTAAATGGTTTGGATTTATCATTTATGAATTATTGTCAAATTAAAGTACTATTGTAAAGAAATTGAGTTTTGTGATGATCATTTACTCTGAATACCTCCCCATGATTTGATCTTAGACAAAGCAGAGGCACTATCCACGGAAGAATATACCAAGATATTACATTTAAGTGGAACTGGTAGCCATTTTTGATTCCTCCAGTCCAGACTGTTTTTCAATACTTTCCTCCTCAGGACTATTGTCACAGTAGCATTAATTCTCAATGTGTGACTTCTTCCATAAGAAGTGAGTGTTTGTCTCCCTGAGGTAAGTCAATCAGTGTTTTTGCCGCCGCCTCTTCCTGGGATTACAGAAGCTGTGTATTACTGTGATGCCCTTCAGGCAGATAGAATGGGCATCCTTTCTTCCTAACGTTTGAGAGTAATTATTCCGTTAATCGTATTGCCTTTGACCAACCTCCCTTATCATTGTGGAGCTTAACTCATTTTGTGGAAAAATCCTCTCCAGATGAATCTCTCTCATAcccttctatctctctttcactccatctctcttctctctctgttcatgTCTGTTATTGATCCTGCTGTTGTCTTGACACTGATCCTGCTTTGGCTCCAGTTACTGATCGCCATCTGATCTTTAGGACAGGATCATTCATCCTGATCAGGGGCCATTCACACAAGGACAGGGAGCTATTAAGGTCTGCAACACGAGTCAACGAGTGGACTAATAATCTCTCACACAAACAACTAGACTCAAACATGCTCAAACAGAACTAGACTCTCAAACATGCTCAAACAGAACTAGACTCTCAAACATGCTCAAACAGAACTAGACTCTCAAACAAGCTCAAACAGAACTAGACTCTCAAACATACTCAAACAGAACTAGACTCTCAAACATGCTCAAACAGAACTAGACTCTCAAACATGCTCAAACAGAACTAGACTCTCAAACATGCCCAAACAGAACTAGACTCTCAAACATGCTCAAACAGAACTAGACTCTCAAACATGCTCAAACATGTCTAGACATATACACAGCCTACATCTCACTCAGCGCATCCCAGATGTGCATGATATCTCTGAACAGCTCAGCAACATTATTGTATCTGGATGATGGCTACTTGAAAATACTCAGAAAAGCATACACACTAACAATGGCAGCAGTTATCAGAGTAAGAGTTTCAAAAGGTGACTGAGCTAGCCCCCTTTTGGAGCTCCACCCCTGAGGTTCAGATTCTTTGTAACCCAACCCCAGGATGGAACCAAAGACTAACCTGAAATGGaccttattttttatttattcaactaggcaagtcagttaagaacaaattcttatttacaatgacggcctaccccggccaaacccagatgatgctgtgccaattgtgcgccgccctatgggactccaaatcatgtCCGGAtatgattcagcctggattcaaaccagggactgcagtgacgcctctagcactgagatgcagtgccttagacccctgcgccactcCGGAGCCCAAAGGGGTCAAAAGGTGAAACAATTGTCATTTACAAACCACTGGTGAGGACGGTCGAATGTCACCAATGAGAGACAAGTGTTCTGGATCAGAACTGCCTTAGTTGAAGGATTAATATTTTATGGTTCAAAACCCCTTGTCAAATCTAATGCTCATGAATAATACAAATTATTCAAACCAAACAGTCTTGTTTTGGGATGGATGCAGGTACTCATACACTCTGTTTATGTGTGTCAAGtccacagaactagaatgagataCTATTTCTATGGTTAAGTCAATATAGGCAGTGATAATACCAGTCTACAATCTCTAAGACATAAATGGGAAAGAACATGAAATGTATTAAAACTGTTTTAATCAGCATGGAATTCCTGTCATCCATCACCACTCTATTATCTTACATCCTTCCACCCAGCCGTCTCTCAAtcccctttcccctcctctcatccttcccCTATGCCCCCTTTCGACCATGACTcccaaccccatccccctctcctccattgACTGCTGATGCTCATTCTCTCTACCAGAGGGGTCAGTGTGGTCATTGTCAGTTTGTGTGGTCTATCAGCAGATGACCA
The sequence above is a segment of the Salvelinus alpinus chromosome 1, SLU_Salpinus.1, whole genome shotgun sequence genome. Coding sequences within it:
- the LOC139574104 gene encoding mitochondrial import inner membrane translocase subunit Tim29-like isoform X1, giving the protein MTFFLSRTGYWIFVFLREKIIIQLFTDMPFCLNKFNFFTLEINVSRSPLCFSGPSQSECELPERSASVLTNMAASWVLRRWCSTSVAEAGAAPINGTRWERLKNSKLGVWFSGMSRDYKEACREIVVGAWERPIKASIYLSLLGGAGTCIYTNPDDASFETTVLDTANQLGLLTPWIRSGTSDGHVQKLAKLRNEGRLRHLSLGMVSLTYFADYNPDASLYEAQCSNLSIPWRELHTRVLDVGFAGRWWILDHKMKDYDVNDEEFKHLPPAMAATVPPGVQGVENNERLHKESWMPLKTEENEEKEKASAAVEEEGGIVEQIKMDSLDLVETIKIKTGIVAQPQELPDPEPQELTLTETETQE
- the LOC139574104 gene encoding mitochondrial import inner membrane translocase subunit Tim29-like isoform X2, with the protein product MAASWVLRRWCSTSVAEAGAAPINGTRWERLKNSKLGVWFSGMSRDYKEACREIVVGAWERPIKASIYLSLLGGAGTCIYTNPDDASFETTVLDTANQLGLLTPWIRSGTSDGHVQKLAKLRNEGRLRHLSLGMVSLTYFADYNPDASLYEAQCSNLSIPWRELHTRVLDVGFAGRWWILDHKMKDYDVNDEEFKHLPPAMAATVPPGVQGVENNERLHKESWMPLKTEENEEKEKASAAVEEEGGIVEQIKMDSLDLVETIKIKTGIVAQPQELPDPEPQELTLTETETQE